The sequence AAAAGCTGAGGGGGATTATCCCGAGGCAGATGTATGAGGTCGTGATTCAGGCAGCGATAGGAAGCAAGATTATAGCGCGTGAGAGCGTAAGGGCGCTGAGGAAAGATGTTCTTGCAAAATGCTACGGCGGCGATATAAGCCGCAAGAGAAAGCTCCTTGAGAAGCAGAAAGAGGGGAAAAAGAGGATGAAGCAGATTGGGAGGATAGAACTTCCGCAGGAGGCGTTTCTGGCAGTGTTAAAGGTGAAGTGAACAACAAAATCGGGATATTATTAATTGTAAATTCTATGCTTTCGTTGCTAAGCATCCCGTGTGTGTTCTTTTACTATTTCTTCTTTCAAAAGTTTCGCAAATTTTTCAGGCTCTTCATACTGCGGCAGGTGTGCCGAATTTTCAAAACCGGTAAATGCTTTTTTATCGGCTTGCAGGTATTCATAAAACTTTACAGCCATTTGGTATGGGGCAACACCGTCTTTCTTGCCCTGAATAAAATGTACCGGAACATGAACACTTGTTATTGTATGAAAGAGGTTGAGTGTATCTAATTCGGGCAATAATGCATTTTGACAAAATTCCATACCCTTTATTGTTCTTAAAATATCTTTAAGACTGTAGGCTTTACTAAAAAGCATATTTTTAATGGTGGATATTATCAATTGATTATAACTACTGCCTGTTTTTATTCCGCCTAAATCAGTAAGAATTTTTGCCCTTTGCTGAAATGTTTTAGTGTCAACAATTGGTGTTTTCTCCAATTCAATTATCTGTTTGATAAATTTCCTATTATTTTTTTCTTTGGCTTTATTCATTGCGAATTCAAGAGTATATTTATTTGCCATTGGCATATCAATGTCAATTCCAACTAAAAATATCCGGCTAAAGATACTGCTGTCTTTTGCGGCAGCCATCAGGCTTAGGGTCGCGCCAATAGAGTAACCTACAAGGATTGCTTTATCTTTTTGATATTTTTTTAACAGATATTTGGTAACAGCAATAACATCATCTGTTAACTGAGAAAGATTAATTGTTTTTGGGTCTATGGTTTTATTATAGGATTTGCCGCATCCTCGCTGGTCCCAATAAGCGACTAAGTAATTTTCTTCAAGATGCAATAGCTTTTCCATTGCATCAGCCTCCGGAATAATCGGCAAGCCCGGGCCTGCCTGCACATGAATAATAAGTGGTGTTTTTGCGCTTTTACCTTGAACAAGAAGCCATTGCTCGGAGTGATTGATGTTTACTTTTTCTAAACTATTATTTGCCATATTATTTTTTTCGATGCTCGAACGTTTGAGATGAGCGGTTCGCCGCAGGCGAATCCGCTGGAGTGATTTGTTAGGCGCCTAATATTTCATTTATTTCTTTAACTAAAATCGGCAAGTGATTCATAGCAGCCTTCCAAACAATCATCTCGTCAATAATGTCATAACCATGAATTAGTATGTTTCTAAACCCGATGATACGATGATGTTCCGAAATCTTTTCTATCAATTCCTCATCAAATTTCTTAATCCTGTTAAGCGCTTCCCCAATGATCTCAAAATCCCTTTCAACTGCTCTTTGTGTAACAGGGCTTTTTTGATATTCACTGAAATCCATTCCATGAACAAAATCTTGTATTTCTTCCGTTGCTTGGAGAATATCCACAAGGCTTTTTCTTGTCTCATCTTTCATAAATTACAGTCCTTGTTTTTTCAACAGATTTCCTAAAAATAGGGTTTCTGAATGGTTTATCCACAACAAGATCTATTTCTCGATTGA is a genomic window of Nitrospirota bacterium containing:
- a CDS encoding alpha/beta hydrolase, with product MANNSLEKVNINHSEQWLLVQGKSAKTPLIIHVQAGPGLPIIPEADAMEKLLHLEENYLVAYWDQRGCGKSYNKTIDPKTINLSQLTDDVIAVTKYLLKKYQKDKAILVGYSIGATLSLMAAAKDSSIFSRIFLVGIDIDMPMANKYTLEFAMNKAKEKNNRKFIKQIIELEKTPIVDTKTFQQRAKILTDLGGIKTGSSYNQLIISTIKNMLFSKAYSLKDILRTIKGMEFCQNALLPELDTLNLFHTITSVHVPVHFIQGKKDGVAPYQMAVKFYEYLQADKKAFTGFENSAHLPQYEEPEKFAKLLKEEIVKEHTRDA
- a CDS encoding DUF86 domain-containing protein; the encoded protein is MKDETRKSLVDILQATEEIQDFVHGMDFSEYQKSPVTQRAVERDFEIIGEALNRIKKFDEELIEKISEHHRIIGFRNILIHGYDIIDEMIVWKAAMNHLPILVKEINEILGA